The genomic DNA CACCGCCTTGCCGAAAGCGATTTCGCGTTCCACAGGAATCAGAGAGGCCAGCGTATCAGCCATCCTTGGCAGGATGAGAAACAGCATTAGAACGACGGCCCCGATCGCCAACACCGCACGGCGCACGACCCGCGCCCAACTGCCCGCATGCACATCTGCCCGCATCAGCGCCGAGCACTGCTTGCGCAGCTCGGCCATCAACGCAGGATCGGTGATCGTCAGGCGCGCCGCATCGCGCGGTGCGGCGTTTTCCACGGCCCCCGGCGCGTGCAGGGTCAACGTCATTCGGTCCTTGCGTGCACGTTCACGCAACGCGCGCAGATCCTGTAGCGGCCATTCCAGCGACGCGCCCAATGTCGGGCCGAGGATCGTCAAATGATTCCCCCCTTCGGCCAGCCACACCTGCACCTCGTGCCGCCGCGCGCCGTGACCATCGAAATAGCGCCCCGCCACCGGCAGCATCAGATCCCTCCCCCGATATCGAGCGCGTCGGCAAAACCTTCGGCATCTGTGCCACTATCGCCCGCGCGCTGCCGTATCCGTGCCAAACCCCCGGCGTTTTCGATTTTCAATGTCGCGACCACATGCGCGATGATCGGTTGAGTGATCCACACCAGCGTCAATGCCCCGATCACGGCCAGTGCCAGCATGTAGGCCGCTACCATGGGCAGTAACGTCGCGCCGACGGGCAGCGCCCCGTCCTCCATCAGCCCCATCAGGACCAAGCCCAGCGCACCCAACATCACGCCCCCCAACAGGCCCAGCACCAGCCCACCGACGACAATTTTTTTGACGATGGTTCGGGTTTCCGGCGTCGCCCGGAACCGGATGCCACCGTCCAACGTCTTGTGTGCCGTCAAATAGACAAAGGACCGAACTCGATACGACACCAGCCCCACAGCCGCCCAGACAAACCCGAGCAAGGCGAATGCTGCCGCATTGACCACCTGTCCCGCCCCAAACAGCCCCAACGCCACGATCATCAATGCAACCCCGATCAGCGAATGTTTCATTGCCGGATAGAGCGCCCACCACGTTCCGCCCTGCCGGAACCGCGCGTCGCCATACCATGTTCGATCCGTCTTGAATTTTTCCAGATAGAATGTCTGACGCGGCAGCAATAACCCCAGCGAAACAAGGCTCAGTGCCCAATGTCCCATTGCGCGCAGAACATATCCCCACGCTCCCGGCTCTGCCCCGAACCGCACGCCGCGCCAGCGCGATCGCGCCAACCTGTACCGCCGCGCGCGGTATTGCGCAAAAAAGATCAGCGGGACAATCGACAGAAACGCGACAGCCACCGCCCCGAACTGAAAATAGAGCATTGTCGATTCCCGCGCGGCATCCAGCAGCGACAGGCCGAAATAAAACAAAACCATCTGCACCACGCCCAGACAAAGCGCCAGAACCACCAGCGCCAATAGGAACCCCAACAGCTTTTCCAACCCGGTGCCGGTGTATTCAAAGCTGTCGCCGTCCCCCGCGATTGATGACCAGATGTATTTCCGGATACGGGTTTTGGCCCAGAACCGGTATAATCCGAGGGTCAGCACCGTCAGCAACGTCGTGCGTAGCGCCAAACCAAAGAGAGGCCGCCTGCTGCCGTGGTATTCACCCGTGATCTTGTCGGTCATGCCCGCGCCCTGCTCCGATCCCCGCCACGATCATCGCGCCGTGACGCCATCGGATCAAGTACATGCGCCTGCGACTGTGGCGGCGGTCAAACCGGCGAAACGCCGTTCACCACAGCAACAGACCGCGTTCGTTACGTGAACTTGTTATCCCGCGGAAATCCGCGTGGCGCCATCCGGCCTGTGCCTGCACGCTTGCCTGTCCATTCCGCCAGCGCCGTCTCGGTTCGGGTACGCCCTGCCGGATCGTGCCAACTCAACCCATCTTCCAGCGCAAAGGTGGTGGCATCTGACAGCCCGCCATCCTTATACTTTTGCAACCGTACGCCTTTGCCCCTCCCCATTTCAGGCAGCTCGGCCAGTGCAAAAACCAGCACTTTGCGGTTTTCACCCACAACAGCAACATGATCTCCGGTGACGGGTTTGCAGACCAATGCCCGTGTTTCGCCGCGCACGTTCAGTACCTGTTTGCCGCTTCGCGTCTGCGCCAGAACATCCTGTTCCGGTACGACGAACCCATCCCCGGCGCTGGAGGCCACCAACAGCTTGCGGTCTGGTTGGTGAATGAACAGGTCAATGATCCCCGCCTCATTTGGCAGATCGACCATCAGGCGCAGGGGCTCTCCCATACCGCGACCGCCGGGCAGATTGGCCGCCGACAGCGTGTAGAACCGTCCGTTCTCGGCAAAGACCAGCAGCCGGTCGGTTGTCTCGGCATGAAACAGGAAACGCGGCCCATCGCCATCCTTGAACTTCAGCTCTCGGGTCAGATCGATATGGCCGGTCATCGCCCTGATCCAGCCCATTTCCGAGCAGACGATCGTGATCGGTTCGCGGTCGATCATTGCCTCCAGCGGCACCTCCTCGACCTCGCCCGCCACCGCGAATTGCGTACGGCGTTCGCCATGTTCATAGGTCCGGCCAAAGGTCTTGCGCACCTCGCGCAGCTGGTCGGCAATCGCTTTCCACTGCAAGCCGACATTCTCTAACAGATCCTCCAGCCCGGCGCGCTCTTCCATCAGCGCGCTTTGCTCTTTCAGAAGTTCGATTTCTTCCAACCGTCGCAGGCTGCGCAGGCGCATGTTCAGAATTGCTTCGGCCTGCACCTCGGTCAGCCCGTCATCGCCCCCAACGGCGGGTGGCACATAATCATCCTCGGACATGGCGCGGGTGAATTCGCGCCCCCAATCCTCGCGCATCAGCGCCGCCTTGGGCTCGTCGTCATAGCGGATGATATCGATCACCCGGTCAAGGTTCAGGAACGCAACGATCAGCCCTTCGAGCACCTCCAGACGATGGTCGATCTTCTCCATCCGGTGCGTCGAGCGGCGCACCAGCACCTCTTGGCGAAAGTCGAGAAATGCGCGCAGCACCTCTTTCATCGAGCAGACCTTGGGTGTCACCCCGTCGATCAGCACGTTCATGTTCAGCGAAAACTTGACCTCCAGATCCGAATTGCGGAACATCATGCCCATCAACAGGTCGGCATCCACGTTCTTGCTGCGCGGTTCCAGAATCAGACGAATGTCATCCGCGCTCTCGTCGCGCACGTCGCCGAGGATCGGAATCTTCTTAACCTGAATCAGCTCGGCAATCTTCTCGATCAGCTTGGATTTCTGGACCTGATAGGGGATTTCCGTGACCACGATCTGCCACTGGCCCCGGCCCAGGTCCTCGACCTCCCACTTGCAGCGCAGGCGGAAACTGCCGCGCCCTGTGCGATAGGCGTTGGCGATATTTTCAGGCGGCTCGACAATGACCCCGCCGGTGGGGAAATCGGGGCCGCGCACGTAATTCAGCAACGTGTCATCACGACAATCAGGCGTATCGATGATGTGCAGGCAAGCATCCACCAGCTCGGCAATGTTATGCGGCGGAATGTTGGTGGCCATGCCTACCGCAATCCCGCTCGATCCATTGGCCAACAGATTGGGAAACGAAGCGGGTAAAACCACCGGCTCGGTCAGGGTGCCATCGTAGTTGTCACGAAAATCGACCGCATTCTCCGCTAACCCATCCAGCAGCGCCTCGGCTACGGCGGTCATGCGCGCTTCGGTGTACCGGCTGGCGGCGGGGTTATCCCCGTCGATGTTGCCGAAATTGCCCTGCCCGTCGACCAGCGGATAGCGCACGGCAAAATCCTGTGCCAACCGCGCCATCGCATCATAGATCGCCGCATCGCCGTGCGGGTGATAGTTACCCATCACATCGCCACTAATCTTGGCCGATTTACGGAATCCACCTGTGGAACTTAATCGCAGCTCGCGCATTGCATATAGGATACGACGATGCACGGGCTTCAGCCCATCACGTGCGTCAGGCAGTGCGCGGTGCATGATCGTACTCAGCGCATAGGTCAGGTAACGCTCGCCAATTGCACGGCGTAGCGGCTCGGACACGGTGCCGGGGTCGCCCTCGGGGCTTATGTTGGGGTCATCCACCAGATCATTCATGGATGTGGTGATAGCTCCGGCAGATTGGCTCGTAAAGCGTAGCCGGGGAAAGATTTGTGGTTTTCCCGTCACGGCCCCCTGCGAATCGTGTATCCTGATACCGCTGCCAAAGTTTGTACGATCGCTGGGGGGACGCGCATATGTGGCGCTTTATATTGTTAACATTCGCGTTTCTGGGATTCGCGTTTTATCATCTGAGCGGTGGGGCCGACTACGCCCCGCGTGCGGACTCGCTTCAGGTCGCATTCCAGAACAAATCGTTTTTTGCGCAGCCAAAGCCCGCTCAGCCGCGCGCCCGTCAGGTCGCATCCGCCGATACCAAAACCAAGTTGACCCCGCGCCTTATCCAGCAAAAGCGCGAGGCGGTTCAGGCCGCCCACGATGCCCGAGAGGCGCGCAAGGAGGCGCGTTATCTGCAGGCGCAGGAGGCGACCCGATTCAAGGTCACGTTGGCCGCCGCCAGCCCGGCCAAAAGCGTTTTCAATCCCGAACCGATCAAGGAAATGGGCCTATCGGGTGTGGGCGCATTTTCCGGCGGCACACTTGCCCGTGATGTAACAGGTGTCATTGGCGGCCAGAACGGAATGCAAACCGGGGCCGATGTCACCCCCGAGCCCGCTGACATTCGGGCTGTCACCGGCACCCTCGTGAACATGCGCAACGGTCCGGGCACTGATTTTGCTCAGGTCGATCAGCTCAGCCAGGGCATGCAGGTCGAAGTTCTGGAAACCGCCGCGAACGGCTGGGTCCATCTGCGCGCGCTCGATACCGGCCAAACCGGCTGGATGGCCGATTGGCTGGTCACGGCCGCCGCCCAGTAACACCCGCAAGAACGGCATTGCAGCCCCCCGCCCCGCGCGCCATAGCTGGGGCATGACAGATAAATCCATACTGATCACCGGATGCTCGTCGGGCATCGGATACGACGCGGCCCACGGCCTGCGCGCCCGTGGCTGGCGTGTCTTTGCCAGTTGCCGACAGGCGGCCGATTGCGCCCGCCTGAAATCCGAGGGCTTCGACAGCCCGCGCATCGATTATGCCGATACTGCCAGTATCGCATCGGGCCTCGCCGAAGTGTTGGAGGCGACAGATGGCAGGCTTGATGCGCTGTTCAACAATGGGGCCTACGCCTGCCCCGGTCTGGTCGAGGATCTGCCGACAGACGCCTTGCGCACCATATTCGAGACGAACTTCTTTGGCTGGCACGACCTCAGCCGCCGGGTCATCCCCGTCATGCGCGCGCAGGGGCACGGACGAGATCGTGCAATGCTCGTCGGTTCTGGGCCTTGTCACGCTGCCGTGGCGCGGGGCCTATAACAGCACAAAATTTGCGCTCGAAGGACTGAGCGATACGCTGCGCATCGAAATGGCAGGCACCGGAATCGACGTGATCCTGATTGAACCCGGTCCGGTCACATCAAAGATCCGGCAAAATGCGATTCCGCATTTCGAGCGGTGGATAGATTGGGAAAACTCCCCGCGTGTTGAGGCCTACCGCGCCGGACTGCAAAAGCGGCTCTATCAGGATAACGGCCCCGACAAGTTCGAGCTGCCTGCCTCTGCCGTTACCAAAAAGCTGATCCATGCAGTAGAGGCGCGCCGACCGCGCGCGCGCTATTACGTGACCACCCCCACCTACCTGATGGGCGTGCTGAAACGACTGCTACCCACACGTGCGCTTGATTGGGTGCTGAGGCGTAGCTGAACGTTGTTCAGCCGACATTTTCCGGTTCGCTTTTGCCGCGTGTCAGTCTACATCAATCCCAGACGCAACCAGAGGACGCATCATGCTGACCGATCCGCTTTTCCTGCTTGTTCTCGTCGCCTGTGGGGCGGTCGCCCTTATACTCGGGCTAGGTATCAGCACCTTCGGCAAGGGCGGCGCGGACAATGGCAAACGCGCGAATAAATTCATGCGCTGGCGGATCATCGCACAGTTCGTTGCTGTGGTAGTGATCCTCGCCTTCGTGTTCATCCGGCGACAAATGGGGGGCTGAGGCCAATGGTAGTCCTGAACAAGATTTACACGCGCACCGGGGATGGTGGCGATACGGCGCTTGGCAATGGCACGCGCGTGGCAAAGCATTCAATGCGCGTCAATGCCTACGGCACGGTGGATGAAACCAACGCGACCTTGGGCCTCGCGCGCCTGCATGCGACCGGCGATGTGGATACCGCATTGGCACGCATTCAGAACGATCTCTTTGATCTGGGGGCTGATCTCTGCCGCCCCGACATGGCCCGCGACGCAGAGGCCGAATATACACCCCTCCGGGTCACAGATGCGCAGGTTGCACGGCTCGAGGCGGAAATTGACGCGATGACAGCGGTGCTGGAACCATTGCGCAGCTTTATTCTGCCCGGCGGGTCGGCCCTTGCTGCGCAACTGCATCTTTGCCGCACCGTGTCACGACGCGCCGAACGCCTGACCGTAGAACTTGCCGGGGTCGAGGACGTGAACGCCGCGGCGGTCAAATACCTCAACCGCCTCAGTGACTGGTTCTTTGTCGCGTCGCGCATGGCCAATGACGACGGGCGCGCGGATGTGCTGTGGGTTCCGGGCGCGAACCGCGAATAGCGGCGGGCGGTCCAGTGCACGGACCGGCAACCGGTAGGGCGGAACCCCGCGCCGTGAGGCCGGGCGCGAACCGGTAAGCCACACGCATTTACCCCGACGGCTCGAATTTTCTGCCCAACGAATAAAACGCGACGTCTTGAGCACGTTAAATGACGATTTTTCCCTGTTTTCCGCCCACCCGAACCTATATGAAACCGCGTGAGAGCGAGAAATTGGGAGTCGCGTCGCGGCTCTTGGTATGAATTTGAGGAGACCATGCCAATGAAGGTGCTAGTACCTGTCAAACGTGTGATCGACTATAACGTGAAAGTCCGCGTCAAGGCGGATGGCAGCGGTGTCGATCTTGCAAATGTGAAGATGTCAATGAACCCGTTTGACGAGATTGCCGTCGAACAGGCGATCCGCCTGAAAGAGGCCGGTCAGGCCGATGAGGTCATCGCGGTTTCCATTGGCGTGAAGCAAAGTCAGGAAACGCTGCGCACCGCGCTGGCGATGGGTGCCGATCGCGCGATCCTCGTGGTTGCCGCCGACGACGTGCACACCGATATTGAGCCGCTGGCTGTCGCCAAGATCCTCAAAGCCGTGATCGACGAAGAGCAGCCGGGCATCGTGCTGGCAGGCAAACAGGCGATCGACAACGACATGAACGCCACCGGTCAGATGCTGTCGGCGCTGATGGGTTGGTCTCAGGGCACATTTGCCAGCGGTCTGGAAATCGAAGGCGATCACGCCCTCGTCACCCGCGAAGTTGACGGCGGCATGCAGACCATCAAGGTCAAGATGCCCACGATCATCACCGTGGACCTGCGCCTGAACGAGCCGCGCTATGCATCGCTGCCCAACATCATGAAGGCCAAGAAAAAGCCGCTGGATGAGAAAACCGCCGCCGATTACGGCGTCGACGTGACGCCGCGTCTGGAAATCACCGGAACGGCAGAACCAGAGGCACGCGCCGCTGGTATCATCGTGGGCTCGGTCGACGAGCTGGTAGAGAAACTCAAAGAAGCGGGGGCTGTATAATGGCTGTTCTTCTTCTCGCAGAAGTCAACGACGGCGAACTGGCAATGGACGCCACCGCCAAGGCCGTGACCGCGTCGAAATCGCTGGGCGACATCACGGTTCTTTGCGCTGGTGGCTCTGCCGCCGCCGCAGGCGAAGCCGCCGCCAAGATTGATGGCGTATCCAAGGTACTGGTTGCCGAGGATGCGTCGTTGGGGCACCGCATGGCCGAATCGACCGCCGCGCTGATCGTCAGCCTTGCAGGCGATTATGAGCATATCGTCGCCCCCGCGACCACGGATGCAAAGAACGTGCTGCCCCGCGTGGCCGCACTTCTGGACGTGATGATCATCTCCGATGCTTCCGGTGTCGTGGATGCCAACACGTTCGAGCGTCCGATCTACGCAGGCAACGCGATCCAGACGGTCAAATCCTCGGACGCCAAGAAAGTCATCAGCTTCCGTACATCGACATTCGATGCGGCCGGTGAAGGCGGCTCTGCCTCGGTCGACACCGCATCCGTTCCCGCCGATCCCGGTCTCAGCGAATGGGTCGAAGACAAGGTCGCCGCCAGCGATCGCCCCGAGCTGACCTCGGCTGGCGTCGTTGTCTCCGGTGGCCGTGGCGTCGGCTCCGAAGAGAATTTTGCCCTGATCGAGAAACTGGCTGACAAGCTGGGGGCCGCCGTCGGCGCCTCGCGCGCTGCTGTCGACAGCGGCTACGCACCGAACGACTGGCAGGTTGGCCAGACCGGCAAGGTGGTCGCCCCTGATCTTTATGTCGCCGTCGGCATCTCGGGTGCGATCCAGCACCTTGCAGGCATGAAAGACAGCAAGGTCATCGTCGCGATCAACAAGGACGAAGAGGCACCGATCTTTCAGGTTGCTGATTTCGGCCTCGTCGCCGACCTCTTTGATGCTGTGCCAGAACTGACTGAGAAACTCTGATACGGGGGGAGAGTCGTTCCTCCCCTAAGTAGTACCGATCATGGCCCGCCATCTCTGGCGGGCCATTTTTCGTTTGCACCGACGCGTGCCGGGCTGAAGCCCGACCTACCCATATGCGGCCATTCGTAGGCCGGGCTTCAGCCCGGCAAACTGCTCAACATCGAATCGCCCGCTGCGCTCAGCCCCCGACCAGTTCACCGATAACTGGCACCAGCGCCTCTGCCGCATCTTCGTGCGCGGCAGGCCCCAACAGTTCTGACGCCGCTGCGACCTCGAACTGAGAGAACACCATGCGATCTGTGCCGCAGGCCAGCGCCTCTGGGCGCGCCGTTGCATCAATGATCTGCAACACTTGCGGTCGTAGCGCCTCCAGCATGCCCGCCGTCACAAACGCGGGGTCGCTCGACACGCTGGGCTGATCAGCGACCTCACCGGGTCCGTGCGATGACAGCCAGAGCAACACCACAGGCGAGCCCAAGTGATGCAACAACAGTTTCATCCGGGCGACCCACGCGGTTTGCAGTTCCTCGCGCACCAGCGCAAATCGCTCTTCGGACACGGCCCGCAGACGGTGCAGCATATGCCGTGTGAAATGAAACTCGGTAAAATCCACCTCGCGGTAAACGCTACGCAACACCGGCGATGCCTCGACAAACCGATCGTTGCGGCGCGGATGAACTGAATAGAACCGGTTCGACATGTTCTGCGCCGGTAGCACTTGTAACACAGTCACCTGCGCCCGCGCGGCGGCCGCCAGAATATCCGGATCGTGCAAAAACACGTCGATACCTGCATTTGACCAGCCGAGATTGACACATTTCACGCCGGTCCGCGCCTCGACCAGTGCCGGGAACGGGTGCGCAATGAACTTGCCATAGGTTTCCGTACCACCCAAGAAAGCCGCGTAGCGCCCGCTCAACCTGCGGCGCGGACCTCGGAATCGCAGTTTTGACGCGCCGTATCGGCACGGCATGTAATTCAGGGGGACATCCCCCAGCTTTTCATAAGCCATAAAACCCACCATAAACTTACCCGCGAACGAACCTGCAGCAGGCGCGTTTAGAAATTCCTAATGCGAAAATTCACCGCGTTTTTTAACGGACTGCGCCCCTTGCAGGCACCCGGTTACGGGGCGTATTGTCAAAGCGCAGTAGTAATCGGGACAGGTACATGGCAATCCAGAAAATCGGCGTCGTCGGCGCGGGCCAAATGGGCAACGGGATCGCTCATGTGATGGCTCTGGCCGGGTATGAGGTGCTGCTGACCGACGTCAGTCGCGATGCGTTGGACAGCGCGATGGACCTGATGCGCCACAACATGGAACGCCAGGTGAGCCGCGACAAGATCAGCCAATCCGAAATGGATGACGGCATCGCCCGGATCGGCACCACGCTGACGCTGACCGATCTGGGGCAGACCGATCTGGTGATCGAAGCCGCGACCGAGCGAGAAACTGTCAAACAGGCAATTTTCGAGGATTTGCTGCCGCATCTCAAACCCGATACGATCCTGACATCCAATACCTCGTCTATCTCGATCACGCGCCTCGCCAGCCGGACGGATCGGCCCGAACGGTTCATGGGGTTTCACTTCATGAACCCAGTGCCCGTCATGCAACTGGTGGAACTTATTCGTGGCATCGCCACTGACAAACCCACTTATGAAGCTTGCCTTGGGGTCGTGGAAAAGTTGGGCAAGACAGCCGCCTCAGCCGAGGATTTTCCCGGCTTCATCGTCAACCGCATTCTGATGCCGATGATAAACGAGGCGGTTTATACGCTCTACGAGGGTGTCGGGAACGTGTATTCCATCGACCAATCCATGAAACTGGGTGCCAATCATCCCATGGGCCCGCTGGAACTGGCCGATTTCATAGGGTTGGACACTTGTCTGGCAATTATGAACGTACTGCATGACGGATTGGCGGATACCAAATACCGCCCCTGCCCGCTCTTGACCAAATACGTCGAGGCCGGCTGGCTGGGCCGCAAGACGGGTCGGGGGTTCTACGACTATCGCGGCGACGCGCCGGTTCCGACCCGCTAGACAGGCGCAAAATCAGCGGCGCAGGCCGGGCTTCAGCCCGACCGCCCCATATCCATTGCAAGCAACGCATGGCGGGATTGCGAAACTGGCACTGGCGTTATGCAATCCAATCCATAGTTTAGTCAGCAAGGGAGGAGATGACCCCGAGACAGGATAAATCTCCGATGGCTTTTACGACCACGAAATCAACTCACTCTTTCAACCTGATGCGCGCGATCTACGGCGCGCTGGCAACTGTCGGGCACGCCATGATGCGCCCTGCCGATGCCAAAGCCGAAAACGCGCGGCGTCAGATCAGTCACCTGCGCGCGCTCAGCGACGCAGAGCTTGAGGCCCGCGGCATCCGTCGCGAGGATATCGAGTATCGCGTTTTTTCGGGCAGCTACTACGCCTGAATGACACAGGGCACGACGGCCCAAATCGTTTCGCGCAGGCGCTGGTTGACGCGTGCTGCGCGAAACGCTCTTGTCATCCGTATCTCTTCGACATCACGGCAGACGCTTTGCACGCATGTGATCGCCAAAATGCATCAGGTCGCGGTGCTGCCGAAATGCATGCCCCGTCAGAGGTGACACAGAGGACGACCATGCATTCCAGCCAAAATGGCGAAACTCGTCGCCCTTGTTTGGCCTAAAGAGACGATGCACTATCTGGCCGTATGTCTTTGACATGGGATCGACAACAGCCGATCCGTCCGGTTGCACCCCATAGGGGCTGAGCAGCAAGGTAAAGGGGACACTCTCCACCACTGCTTTCATCGCCGGTTTCGGTCTCGCGACACCGAGACATGCACCTACATCCTCCACC from Roseovarius pelagicus includes the following:
- a CDS encoding selenium-binding protein SBP56-related protein: MEDVGACLGVARPKPAMKAVVESVPFTLLLSPYGVQPDGSAVVDPMSKTYGQIVHRLFRPNKGDEFRHFGWNAWSSSVSPLTGHAFRQHRDLMHFGDHMRAKRLP
- a CDS encoding 3-hydroxybutyryl-CoA dehydrogenase; protein product: MAIQKIGVVGAGQMGNGIAHVMALAGYEVLLTDVSRDALDSAMDLMRHNMERQVSRDKISQSEMDDGIARIGTTLTLTDLGQTDLVIEAATERETVKQAIFEDLLPHLKPDTILTSNTSSISITRLASRTDRPERFMGFHFMNPVPVMQLVELIRGIATDKPTYEACLGVVEKLGKTAASAEDFPGFIVNRILMPMINEAVYTLYEGVGNVYSIDQSMKLGANHPMGPLELADFIGLDTCLAIMNVLHDGLADTKYRPCPLLTKYVEAGWLGRKTGRGFYDYRGDAPVPTR
- a CDS encoding cob(I)yrinic acid a,c-diamide adenosyltransferase, encoding MVVLNKIYTRTGDGGDTALGNGTRVAKHSMRVNAYGTVDETNATLGLARLHATGDVDTALARIQNDLFDLGADLCRPDMARDAEAEYTPLRVTDAQVARLEAEIDAMTAVLEPLRSFILPGGSALAAQLHLCRTVSRRAERLTVELAGVEDVNAAAVKYLNRLSDWFFVASRMANDDGRADVLWVPGANRE
- a CDS encoding DUF1127 domain-containing protein, whose product is MAFTTTKSTHSFNLMRAIYGALATVGHAMMRPADAKAENARRQISHLRALSDAELEARGIRREDIEYRVFSGSYYA
- a CDS encoding SDR family NAD(P)-dependent oxidoreductase, whose protein sequence is MGPTPAPVWSRICRQTPCAPYSRRTSLAGTTSAAGSSPSCARRGTDEIVQCSSVLGLVTLPWRGAYNSTKFALEGLSDTLRIEMAGTGIDVILIEPGPVTSKIRQNAIPHFERWIDWENSPRVEAYRAGLQKRLYQDNGPDKFELPASAVTKKLIHAVEARRPRARYYVTTPTYLMGVLKRLLPTRALDWVLRRS
- a CDS encoding electron transfer flavoprotein subunit alpha/FixB family protein is translated as MAVLLLAEVNDGELAMDATAKAVTASKSLGDITVLCAGGSAAAAGEAAAKIDGVSKVLVAEDASLGHRMAESTAALIVSLAGDYEHIVAPATTDAKNVLPRVAALLDVMIISDASGVVDANTFERPIYAGNAIQTVKSSDAKKVISFRTSTFDAAGEGGSASVDTASVPADPGLSEWVEDKVAASDRPELTSAGVVVSGGRGVGSEENFALIEKLADKLGAAVGASRAAVDSGYAPNDWQVGQTGKVVAPDLYVAVGISGAIQHLAGMKDSKVIVAINKDEEAPIFQVADFGLVADLFDAVPELTEKL
- a CDS encoding electron transfer flavoprotein subunit beta/FixA family protein; translated protein: MKVLVPVKRVIDYNVKVRVKADGSGVDLANVKMSMNPFDEIAVEQAIRLKEAGQADEVIAVSIGVKQSQETLRTALAMGADRAILVVAADDVHTDIEPLAVAKILKAVIDEEQPGIVLAGKQAIDNDMNATGQMLSALMGWSQGTFASGLEIEGDHALVTREVDGGMQTIKVKMPTIITVDLRLNEPRYASLPNIMKAKKKPLDEKTAADYGVDVTPRLEITGTAEPEARAAGIIVGSVDELVEKLKEAGAV
- a CDS encoding SH3 domain-containing protein; translation: MWRFILLTFAFLGFAFYHLSGGADYAPRADSLQVAFQNKSFFAQPKPAQPRARQVASADTKTKLTPRLIQQKREAVQAAHDAREARKEARYLQAQEATRFKVTLAAASPAKSVFNPEPIKEMGLSGVGAFSGGTLARDVTGVIGGQNGMQTGADVTPEPADIRAVTGTLVNMRNGPGTDFAQVDQLSQGMQVEVLETAANGWVHLRALDTGQTGWMADWLVTAAAQ
- the parC gene encoding DNA topoisomerase IV subunit A, yielding MNDLVDDPNISPEGDPGTVSEPLRRAIGERYLTYALSTIMHRALPDARDGLKPVHRRILYAMRELRLSSTGGFRKSAKISGDVMGNYHPHGDAAIYDAMARLAQDFAVRYPLVDGQGNFGNIDGDNPAASRYTEARMTAVAEALLDGLAENAVDFRDNYDGTLTEPVVLPASFPNLLANGSSGIAVGMATNIPPHNIAELVDACLHIIDTPDCRDDTLLNYVRGPDFPTGGVIVEPPENIANAYRTGRGSFRLRCKWEVEDLGRGQWQIVVTEIPYQVQKSKLIEKIAELIQVKKIPILGDVRDESADDIRLILEPRSKNVDADLLMGMMFRNSDLEVKFSLNMNVLIDGVTPKVCSMKEVLRAFLDFRQEVLVRRSTHRMEKIDHRLEVLEGLIVAFLNLDRVIDIIRYDDEPKAALMREDWGREFTRAMSEDDYVPPAVGGDDGLTEVQAEAILNMRLRSLRRLEEIELLKEQSALMEERAGLEDLLENVGLQWKAIADQLREVRKTFGRTYEHGERRTQFAVAGEVEEVPLEAMIDREPITIVCSEMGWIRAMTGHIDLTRELKFKDGDGPRFLFHAETTDRLLVFAENGRFYTLSAANLPGGRGMGEPLRLMVDLPNEAGIIDLFIHQPDRKLLVASSAGDGFVVPEQDVLAQTRSGKQVLNVRGETRALVCKPVTGDHVAVVGENRKVLVFALAELPEMGRGKGVRLQKYKDGGLSDATTFALEDGLSWHDPAGRTRTETALAEWTGKRAGTGRMAPRGFPRDNKFT
- a CDS encoding twin transmembrane helix small protein, encoding MLTDPLFLLVLVACGAVALILGLGISTFGKGGADNGKRANKFMRWRIIAQFVAVVVILAFVFIRRQMGG
- a CDS encoding DUF6473 family protein; this translates as MVGFMAYEKLGDVPLNYMPCRYGASKLRFRGPRRRLSGRYAAFLGGTETYGKFIAHPFPALVEARTGVKCVNLGWSNAGIDVFLHDPDILAAAARAQVTVLQVLPAQNMSNRFYSVHPRRNDRFVEASPVLRSVYREVDFTEFHFTRHMLHRLRAVSEERFALVREELQTAWVARMKLLLHHLGSPVVLLWLSSHGPGEVADQPSVSSDPAFVTAGMLEALRPQVLQIIDATARPEALACGTDRMVFSQFEVAAASELLGPAAHEDAAEALVPVIGELVGG
- a CDS encoding YjgN family protein yields the protein MTDKITGEYHGSRRPLFGLALRTTLLTVLTLGLYRFWAKTRIRKYIWSSIAGDGDSFEYTGTGLEKLLGFLLALVVLALCLGVVQMVLFYFGLSLLDAARESTMLYFQFGAVAVAFLSIVPLIFFAQYRARRYRLARSRWRGVRFGAEPGAWGYVLRAMGHWALSLVSLGLLLPRQTFYLEKFKTDRTWYGDARFRQGGTWWALYPAMKHSLIGVALMIVALGLFGAGQVVNAAAFALLGFVWAAVGLVSYRVRSFVYLTAHKTLDGGIRFRATPETRTIVKKIVVGGLVLGLLGGVMLGALGLVLMGLMEDGALPVGATLLPMVAAYMLALAVIGALTLVWITQPIIAHVVATLKIENAGGLARIRQRAGDSGTDAEGFADALDIGGGI